From Syntrophobacterales bacterium:
CGGTTCTGAGAGGGGTCAGCGACAACTGATGTATGGTTGAGATGATGTGGCACCGCCGGGAAACCAGGCGGAAACGGAGAACACAAACATCAGCCTACAGCGTCGGGAGAAGCTGCTCTACTCGACTAATTTAAATTAATGTGACTCTGACCCCAATTATCCTCTCTGAGGTGAAAATGGTTGAAGAAATCCGTGTGTCTATTGTCCGATTGCCGGGCGCCGCCGATCTTGATCTGCCGGCGTATATGACGGCGCAGGCGGCAGGAGTTGATTTGCCGGCGGCTGTTGACGGTGAGGAAACTGTTCTGCCCGGCGACAGAAAACTGATTCCAACCGGGTTTAGCATAGCCCTTCCCGAGGGTTTTGAAGCGGAGGTGCGGCCCCGCAGCGGCCTTGCCCTGAAACACGGAGTGACGCTGGCAAATTCCCCCGGCACAATCGACGCAGACTA
This genomic window contains:
- the dut gene encoding dUTP diphosphatase, producing MVEEIRVSIVRLPGAADLDLPAYMTAQAAGVDLPAAVDGEETVLPGDRKLIPTGFSIALPEGFEAEVRPRSGLALKHGVTLANSPGTIDADYRGEIKLILINHGQAPFVVRRGDRVAQMVVHRVCRVSWDLGRETLPTARGENGFGHTHT